One Alnus glutinosa chromosome 3, dhAlnGlut1.1, whole genome shotgun sequence genomic region harbors:
- the LOC133863229 gene encoding uncharacterized protein LOC133863229, whose amino-acid sequence MAIPLKSLWKMKVLHAVKIFMWRASINALPTKANLFKRKIMKELLCPLCGFVAETTGHILWGCQVAKDAWSICGRKIQIRSIEHENFVAVIETLLHELKNKEVEFVVIGERRLWLCHNVVVHGGTLSHLSLLVSNASESLEAFCNANSCMKTRVEVDHNTNLKCLASLEGFLKVNRDVAVDRRTRKMATMFVSNGYIIDLGIAEAIVALRATSFCRESSHQQVVLEDDSLQVVHASRKEDRNLSKYDHLIEET is encoded by the exons ATGGCTATTCCATTAAAGAGTCTCTGGAAAATGAAAGTGCTTCATGCTGTTAAGATCTTTATGTGGAGGGCTTCTATAAATGCACTACCAACTAAAGCTAACCTATTCAAACGGAAAATCATGAAAGAGCTCCTATGCCCGCTTTGTGGCTTCGTGGCTGAGACTACTGGACATATTTTGTGGGGTTGTCAGGTTGCTAAGGATGCCTGGAGCATATGTGGGAGGAAGATTCAAATAAGAAGTATAGAGCACGAGAACTTTGTGGCCGTTATAGAGACCCTCCTACATGAATTGAAGAATAAAGAAGTGGAATTTGTGGTGATTGGGGAACGAAGATTGTGGCTATGTCATAATGTGGTGGTCCATGGAGGAACTCTCAGCCACCTTTCCCTACTCGTAAGCAATGCTTCAGAATCCCTTGAGGCTTTTTGTAATGCAAATTCTTGTATGAAGACAAGGGTAGAAGTGGATCATAATACGAACCTTAAATGTCTAGCCTCCTTAGAAGGTTTTCTTAAGGTCAATAGGGATGTAGCAGTAGATAGGCGTACAAGGAAGATGG CTACAATGTTTGTGTCAAATGGTTATATAATTGATCTTGGGATTGCTGAAGCCATAGTAGCATTGAGAGCAACTAGTTTTTGTAGAGAGTCGAGCCACCAACAGGTTGTGCTGGAAGATGACTCTCTTCAAGTGGTGCATGCTTCGCGGAAAGAAGATAGAAACTTAAGCAAATATGACCATCTAATTGAGGAGACCTGA